The Verrucomicrobium spinosum DSM 4136 = JCM 18804 genome includes a region encoding these proteins:
- the atpD gene encoding F0F1 ATP synthase subunit beta, with product MSNNIGSIAQVIGPVVDIDFSKSGELPSIYNALEIDYKLYGSDTTLVLETQQHLGDGWVRAVAMTTTEGLVRGMAVRDTGAPISVPVGEEILGRIFDVTGKPVDEKGPVNATKYYPIHRPAPKLVDQDPSAAILETGIKVIDLICPFTKGGKAGAFGGAGVGKTVVILELINNIAKAHGGFSVFAGVGERSREGNDLYHEMIDSGVIKPDNLKESKVALVYGQMNEPPGARLRVALSALSMAEYFRDEKNQDVLLFVDNVFRFSQAGSEVSALLGRTPSAVGYQPTLASEMGAMQERITSTKQGSITSVQAVYVPADDLTDPAPANTFAHLDSTVVLERSLAELGIYPAVDPLASVSKALAPDIVGEEHYRVARGVQRVLQRYKDLQDIIAILGMDELSDEDKLTVYRARKLQRFLSQPFSVAEVFTGTPGEYVSVKDTVRGFAEILEGKWDDVPEANFYMKGSIDKVKRS from the coding sequence ATGAGCAACAACATCGGTAGCATCGCCCAGGTCATCGGACCCGTCGTGGACATCGACTTTTCCAAATCGGGCGAACTGCCCTCCATCTACAACGCCCTGGAGATTGACTACAAGCTTTACGGCAGCGACACCACCCTCGTGCTCGAAACCCAGCAGCACCTTGGCGATGGCTGGGTGCGCGCCGTGGCCATGACCACCACTGAAGGTCTCGTCCGCGGCATGGCCGTGCGTGACACCGGTGCTCCGATCAGCGTTCCAGTGGGTGAAGAAATCCTCGGCCGTATTTTCGACGTGACGGGCAAACCCGTGGACGAAAAAGGCCCTGTCAACGCCACCAAGTACTACCCGATCCACCGCCCCGCTCCCAAGCTGGTTGACCAGGACCCCTCCGCCGCCATTCTCGAAACGGGCATCAAGGTCATCGACCTTATCTGCCCCTTCACCAAGGGTGGTAAAGCAGGTGCCTTCGGGGGTGCCGGCGTGGGCAAGACGGTGGTTATTCTTGAGCTCATCAACAACATCGCCAAGGCCCACGGTGGTTTCTCCGTTTTCGCCGGGGTGGGTGAGCGCTCCCGTGAAGGCAATGACCTTTACCATGAAATGATCGACTCCGGCGTTATCAAGCCGGACAACCTCAAGGAGTCCAAGGTGGCCTTGGTGTACGGCCAGATGAATGAGCCTCCCGGTGCCCGTCTGCGCGTCGCCCTCTCCGCCCTCTCCATGGCCGAGTACTTCCGCGATGAGAAGAACCAGGACGTGCTCCTCTTCGTGGACAACGTCTTCCGTTTCTCCCAGGCCGGTTCTGAAGTGTCCGCTCTGCTTGGCCGTACCCCCTCCGCCGTGGGTTACCAGCCGACCCTGGCTTCCGAAATGGGTGCCATGCAGGAGCGCATCACCTCCACCAAGCAGGGCTCCATCACCTCCGTGCAGGCCGTGTACGTGCCGGCGGATGACCTTACCGACCCCGCTCCTGCCAACACCTTCGCCCACCTTGACTCGACGGTCGTGCTTGAGCGTTCCCTCGCTGAGCTGGGCATCTACCCTGCGGTGGATCCTCTCGCTTCCGTGTCCAAGGCGCTCGCTCCAGACATCGTGGGTGAAGAGCACTACCGCGTCGCCCGTGGCGTGCAGCGTGTGCTTCAGCGCTACAAGGACCTTCAGGACATCATCGCCATCCTGGGCATGGATGAACTGAGCGACGAAGACAAACTCACCGTGTACCGCGCCCGTAAGCTTCAGCGCTTCCTGAGCCAGCCCTTCTCCGTGGCCGAAGTGTTCACCGGCACCCCCGGCGAGTACGTCTCTGTGAAGGACACCGTCCGTGGCTTCGCCGAGATCCTCGAAGGCAAGTGGGACGACGTGCCCGAAGCCAACTTCTACATGAAGGGCAGCATCGACAAGGTGAAGCGCTCCTAG
- a CDS encoding F0F1 ATP synthase subunit delta: protein MKISKDALRSARQLFRACVDSSGRLHNSRVKRVVKRVAEEKPRDYLAVLTAFQRFVRLETEKRTAVVESVSRLSNEMREQLRVDLQKKYGDDLTLEFFENPSLIGGLRVKVGSHVWDGSVAAKLEALRQSLA from the coding sequence ATGAAGATCAGCAAAGACGCCCTTCGCTCAGCCCGCCAGCTCTTCCGCGCCTGTGTGGACTCCAGCGGCCGTCTCCACAACAGCCGGGTAAAACGCGTTGTGAAGCGCGTCGCCGAGGAAAAGCCCCGCGACTACCTCGCCGTTCTCACGGCCTTCCAGCGCTTTGTGCGCCTTGAGACGGAGAAGCGCACGGCTGTGGTCGAGAGCGTCTCCCGTCTCTCCAATGAAATGCGCGAGCAGCTTCGTGTGGACCTCCAGAAGAAGTACGGCGACGACCTGACGCTGGAGTTTTTTGAAAATCCCTCTCTTATCGGCGGTCTCCGTGTGAAAGTGGGCAGCCACGTTTGGGACGGCAGTGTCGCCGCCAAGCTGGAAGCCCTCCGTCAGAGCCTTGCCTAG
- the atpG gene encoding ATP synthase F1 subunit gamma: MPSTRDIRRRIKSVKNTAQITKAMQLVAASKMKRAQDQALAGRSYAELLNKVLVSLKDKTGDLVHPLLEEREGNRELILVVSTDKGLCGGLNTNLLRKVIEQTKGGDVAFITVGSKLRNSLGKLKKNLVADFGVKDPVKFAETRPVSRFLIQQFLDGKYDRVKVAFTNFVNVLRQEPLIETVLPVSPVTIGKPKDFEGMGADVPPAASAVGQEYLFEPNPIAVFDQVLPQYIDYMVYQMILEARASEHSSRMVAMKSATDNAKSMIKDLTLEYNKLRQAGITTELLEITTAMKALE; this comes from the coding sequence ATGCCCAGCACCCGCGACATTCGCCGACGCATCAAGTCGGTCAAAAACACGGCCCAGATCACCAAGGCCATGCAGCTCGTGGCCGCTTCCAAAATGAAGCGCGCCCAGGATCAGGCCCTGGCCGGCCGCTCCTACGCGGAACTGCTCAACAAGGTGCTTGTGAGCCTGAAGGACAAGACGGGTGACCTCGTCCATCCCCTTTTGGAAGAACGTGAAGGCAATCGTGAACTCATCCTCGTGGTGAGCACCGACAAAGGTCTTTGCGGTGGTCTCAACACCAACCTCCTGCGCAAAGTTATCGAGCAGACCAAGGGTGGCGATGTGGCTTTCATCACCGTGGGCAGCAAGCTGCGCAACTCGCTCGGCAAGCTGAAGAAGAATCTCGTCGCCGACTTCGGCGTGAAGGATCCGGTCAAGTTCGCTGAAACCCGCCCGGTTTCCCGCTTCCTGATCCAGCAGTTCCTGGATGGCAAGTATGACCGCGTGAAGGTCGCCTTCACCAACTTCGTCAACGTGCTCCGCCAGGAGCCTCTGATCGAGACCGTTCTCCCCGTCAGCCCGGTTACGATCGGCAAGCCCAAGGACTTTGAAGGCATGGGGGCAGACGTTCCGCCTGCCGCCTCCGCTGTTGGCCAGGAATACCTGTTCGAGCCCAACCCGATTGCGGTCTTCGACCAGGTGCTTCCCCAGTACATCGACTACATGGTGTACCAGATGATTCTTGAAGCCCGTGCCTCCGAGCACAGCTCACGAATGGTCGCCATGAAGAGCGCCACGGACAATGCGAAGAGCATGATCAAGGACCTCACCCTCGAGTACAACAAGCTCCGTCAGGCTGGGATCACCACAGAACTGCTGGAAATCACGACGGCCATGAAGGCTCTCGAATAG
- a CDS encoding HU family DNA-binding protein, producing the protein MSTVTKRDLVVELSNRTGLTQSQAFDLFQQALDLITEELAKGNEVTLRRFGTFEVRVTKPKIGRNPNKPGSEMQIPPRTVVRFKPGKEMKAQVGAVPPTNVAED; encoded by the coding sequence ATGTCAACCGTAACCAAACGTGATCTGGTGGTAGAATTGAGCAACCGTACGGGTTTGACGCAGAGTCAGGCCTTCGACCTCTTCCAACAGGCCCTCGACCTCATCACAGAGGAGCTCGCGAAGGGCAACGAAGTCACCCTGCGTCGTTTTGGCACCTTTGAGGTGCGCGTGACGAAGCCCAAGATTGGTCGCAATCCCAACAAGCCAGGTTCAGAGATGCAGATCCCGCCGCGCACAGTGGTCCGGTTCAAGCCTGGCAAGGAAATGAAAGCCCAGGTGGGAGCCGTGCCCCCCACGAACGTGGCGGAGGACTGA
- the rnhC gene encoding ribonuclease HIII: protein MPAVTTYTKALTESQAARLRTVLQAKGFKFLEKPYCLYAAEGTKVNVAVYEKGPKIVAQGKGVEEFITFTLEPEVLGVAELGYEEVNQPEMFEPHLGIDESGKGDFFGPLVIAGAYVEASMARKLRDMGVMDSKRIGSDARIEAIAGDMRAARVVHEVIVIGPEKYNELYTKFGNLNRLLAWGHARVIENLLERVPDCPMALSDQFANPRVLQSALLEKGKTIDLQQRTKAESDPAVAAASIFAREKFVRWLKEAGDRLGILLPKGASPAVKQAGAELIRKHGADILPKVAKMHFKTAIEVAAIA, encoded by the coding sequence ATGCCCGCCGTCACCACCTACACCAAAGCGCTCACAGAATCCCAGGCTGCCAGGCTCCGGACCGTGCTCCAGGCGAAGGGTTTCAAGTTTCTGGAGAAGCCCTACTGTCTGTACGCAGCAGAGGGGACGAAGGTGAATGTGGCCGTGTATGAAAAAGGACCCAAGATCGTCGCCCAGGGGAAGGGGGTGGAGGAGTTCATTACTTTCACCCTCGAACCCGAAGTGCTCGGAGTCGCCGAGCTGGGGTATGAGGAGGTGAACCAGCCTGAGATGTTTGAGCCCCACCTCGGGATCGATGAAAGCGGCAAAGGCGATTTTTTCGGCCCGCTGGTTATCGCGGGTGCTTACGTCGAGGCATCCATGGCACGGAAGCTGCGCGATATGGGGGTGATGGACAGCAAGCGCATTGGCAGTGATGCCCGGATTGAAGCGATCGCCGGGGACATGCGTGCGGCCCGGGTGGTGCATGAGGTGATCGTGATCGGCCCGGAGAAGTACAACGAGCTGTACACCAAGTTTGGCAACCTGAACCGGCTCCTCGCCTGGGGGCACGCCCGCGTCATCGAGAATCTTCTTGAGCGTGTGCCCGACTGCCCGATGGCCCTGTCTGACCAGTTCGCCAACCCGCGGGTGCTTCAAAGCGCCCTCCTGGAAAAAGGGAAAACCATCGACCTGCAGCAGCGCACCAAGGCGGAGAGCGACCCGGCCGTGGCGGCGGCCTCCATCTTCGCACGGGAGAAATTTGTGCGCTGGCTCAAGGAGGCGGGCGACCGGCTCGGCATCCTCCTGCCCAAGGGGGCATCTCCTGCGGTGAAGCAGGCAGGAGCGGAGCTCATCCGCAAGCACGGAGCCGATATTCTGCCAAAAGTGGCAAAGATGCATTTCAAGACCGCCATTGAAGTTGCAGCAATTGCATGA
- a CDS encoding TraB/GumN family protein translates to MKKALQRIFQSLALCCIAVACGASGNQPDTASPSSVWRVEKDGKQVYLAGTIHLLRKEDYPLPSVFEQAYTASSKLVFELPPGSDENSQVASRMRQLGMYSGDEELGHHVSAATMQKVRKWAAEKGLQEAVVKKFRPWFLSLTIAATEYQILGADPARGVDTYFEKKAKADQKPGEGLESVEFQLGIFAKLSEKLQENLLEQTLGESETLPKDFDELIVAWRKGRSDKLQELLFRDADKYPELLEEFLLKRNRAWVAPILKYIERDEKVMILVGAGHLGGKGGVIALLKEKGCVVTQVKATP, encoded by the coding sequence TTGAAAAAAGCCCTCCAGCGCATCTTCCAATCTCTCGCTCTGTGCTGCATTGCCGTGGCCTGCGGAGCCTCCGGCAACCAGCCTGATACCGCCAGCCCCTCCAGCGTGTGGCGCGTGGAAAAGGACGGGAAGCAGGTCTATCTGGCGGGCACCATCCACCTGTTGAGAAAGGAAGACTACCCGCTGCCCTCTGTGTTTGAGCAGGCCTACACGGCCAGCTCCAAACTCGTGTTTGAGCTTCCACCTGGCAGTGATGAAAACAGCCAGGTGGCCAGTCGCATGCGCCAGCTCGGCATGTACTCCGGGGATGAGGAACTGGGCCACCATGTCAGCGCCGCGACCATGCAAAAGGTGCGCAAGTGGGCCGCGGAGAAGGGGTTGCAGGAGGCGGTCGTGAAGAAGTTCCGTCCCTGGTTCCTGTCGCTCACCATTGCCGCCACGGAATACCAGATCCTGGGTGCTGACCCCGCCCGTGGCGTGGACACCTATTTCGAAAAGAAGGCCAAGGCGGATCAAAAGCCGGGGGAGGGGCTGGAGTCCGTCGAGTTCCAACTCGGCATCTTTGCCAAGCTCAGTGAGAAACTTCAGGAAAACCTGTTGGAGCAGACGCTGGGGGAGTCAGAAACCCTGCCCAAGGACTTCGACGAGCTCATTGTAGCCTGGCGCAAAGGGCGCAGTGACAAGCTTCAGGAACTGCTGTTCCGGGATGCCGACAAGTATCCCGAGCTTCTGGAGGAGTTCCTCCTCAAACGCAACCGGGCCTGGGTGGCCCCCATCCTGAAGTACATTGAGCGGGATGAGAAGGTGATGATCCTCGTTGGTGCCGGTCACTTGGGTGGTAAAGGCGGCGTGATTGCCCTGCTCAAGGAAAAAGGCTGCGTGGTGACCCAGGTAAAGGCCACTCCGTAA
- a CDS encoding A/G-specific adenine glycosylase, with amino-acid sequence MKNVIEPDPAKIAHALEAWFAVSGRDYPWRRTTDPYAILVSEMMLQQTQISTVLDRGYYARWMERFPNTATLAVADEAEVLRVWEGLGYYRRARFLQQMAQRVESEHGGIFPATLEGVRALPGVGDYTAGAVCSFAHDAAAPIVDGNVARVLSRVWDDATPVDSREGMARLWTRSRALVEAAQSPRVFNSALMELGQTICRVSAPNCGSCPVQPHCLTRDPASLPVKSKQTVITAVTERVYFQIGEEGVLLQQESGKRRTGLWKLPELPALPDPPAVLHRSKYTITRYKVDLWVHAPPDKAGVAPPEGLQWIPLAGLEALPMPSPYRKALNAVLAQRDFELKA; translated from the coding sequence GTGAAAAACGTCATCGAGCCTGATCCCGCAAAAATAGCCCATGCCCTGGAGGCCTGGTTTGCAGTGTCCGGCCGTGACTACCCCTGGCGGAGGACGACGGATCCCTACGCGATTCTGGTCTCGGAAATGATGCTGCAACAGACGCAGATCAGCACGGTGCTGGACCGGGGCTACTACGCCCGCTGGATGGAACGCTTCCCCAACACGGCAACTCTGGCGGTGGCGGATGAAGCCGAGGTGCTGCGCGTCTGGGAAGGGCTGGGCTACTACCGCCGCGCCAGGTTCCTCCAGCAGATGGCGCAACGGGTGGAAAGTGAGCACGGTGGTATTTTTCCAGCCACCTTGGAAGGCGTACGCGCCCTGCCCGGAGTGGGCGACTACACAGCGGGGGCGGTGTGCAGCTTTGCCCACGATGCGGCGGCACCGATTGTGGATGGCAACGTGGCACGGGTGCTTTCCCGCGTGTGGGACGATGCCACCCCGGTGGACAGCCGGGAGGGCATGGCGCGGCTCTGGACGCGATCCCGGGCTCTGGTGGAGGCGGCCCAAAGTCCCCGCGTGTTCAACAGTGCCCTCATGGAACTGGGCCAGACAATCTGCCGCGTGAGTGCGCCCAACTGCGGCTCGTGCCCGGTGCAACCGCACTGCCTCACTCGCGACCCGGCGAGCCTGCCGGTAAAGAGCAAGCAGACGGTGATCACGGCTGTAACGGAGCGTGTGTACTTCCAGATTGGCGAGGAAGGGGTGCTTCTTCAACAGGAGTCCGGAAAGCGCCGTACGGGGTTGTGGAAGCTGCCCGAACTCCCCGCGCTGCCGGATCCACCCGCGGTACTGCACCGGTCCAAGTACACCATCACCCGGTACAAGGTGGATCTCTGGGTGCACGCCCCTCCTGATAAGGCCGGGGTGGCACCTCCCGAGGGCCTGCAATGGATCCCGCTGGCCGGGCTGGAAGCTCTGCCGATGCCCAGCCCCTATCGCAAGGCGCTCAACGCCGTGCTGGCCCAGCGGGACTTTGAACTGAAGGCCTGA
- the atpB gene encoding F0F1 ATP synthase subunit A: MSHVSESFFILPPLLAEGVSPYAISLFGEKSTLSFFTNSFLLAGIVLGVLLWVSRKATSNMQLIPHGWQNGFEGVVEFLYGKVEDIIGPKVAKRAFPLLASVFMFVLVSNWFGLIPGVGTIGWGQGSGNLTLSSVHAPLFRPATADLNMTLGIALSFMIVWLILTISEVGVIGFLKHMFAPKGKFKGIMMLMMGVIFAFVGLIEVVSIAFRPMSLSLRLYGNIYAGETLLHTMMSILHGAHPVINFIGSILIPLPFYFMELLVGLLQAVVFTLLCSVYILLSTAHDEEHDEHH, from the coding sequence ATGTCGCACGTTTCTGAATCCTTTTTCATTCTGCCTCCCTTGTTGGCAGAAGGTGTGAGTCCGTACGCAATTTCGCTCTTCGGCGAGAAGAGCACTCTCTCCTTTTTCACGAACTCCTTCCTCCTCGCCGGCATCGTGCTGGGCGTGCTTCTGTGGGTCTCCCGCAAGGCCACTTCCAACATGCAGCTCATCCCGCATGGCTGGCAGAACGGGTTCGAGGGTGTGGTCGAGTTCTTGTACGGCAAAGTTGAGGACATCATCGGGCCCAAGGTCGCCAAGCGCGCCTTCCCGCTGCTCGCTTCCGTCTTCATGTTTGTGTTGGTCTCGAACTGGTTCGGTCTGATTCCCGGAGTGGGCACCATCGGCTGGGGCCAGGGCAGCGGCAATCTGACGCTCTCCTCGGTTCACGCCCCGCTTTTCCGTCCGGCCACTGCTGACCTTAACATGACCCTCGGCATTGCGCTGAGCTTCATGATCGTCTGGTTGATTCTGACGATCAGCGAGGTGGGCGTCATCGGCTTCCTCAAGCACATGTTCGCGCCCAAGGGCAAGTTCAAGGGCATCATGATGTTGATGATGGGCGTGATCTTCGCCTTTGTGGGCCTCATCGAGGTGGTCTCCATCGCCTTCCGCCCCATGTCGCTCTCCCTGCGACTCTACGGCAACATCTACGCTGGTGAAACCCTCCTGCACACGATGATGTCCATCCTGCATGGGGCCCATCCGGTCATCAATTTCATCGGCAGCATCCTGATCCCGCTGCCCTTCTATTTCATGGAGCTGCTGGTGGGTCTCCTCCAGGCGGTCGTCTTCACCCTCCTTTGCTCAGTGTACATCCTGCTCTCCACCGCGCACGACGAGGAGCACGACGAACACCACTGA
- the trpB gene encoding tryptophan synthase subunit beta gives MTPTAPSPLASLPDAHGHFGPYGGMFVPETLMAALQELTAEYEKAKKDPAFRAELDQLLADYVGRPTPLYFAKRWTEQLGGAKIYLKREDLLHTGAHKINNAMGQILLAQRLGKTRIIAETGAGQHGVATATVAARAGLKCVIYMGQVDMERQMLNVARMRFLGAEVVPVTAGQATLKEAVNEAMRDWVTHVRDTHYILGTAYGAHPYPMMVRDFHRVIGVEARRQILEREERLPDLLIACVGGGSNAIGLFHPFLDDKEVRMVGVEAGGEGIIPERHAARFQGGRLGVLQGAKTWLLANEDGQIQLTHSVSAGLDYAAVGPEHAYLHDQGRAEYTYATDDEALKAFQSLSKIEGIIPALESSHALAYAMKVAPQMGKDKIIIVNVSGRGDKDVAQAARFVWGETLKF, from the coding sequence ATGACCCCTACCGCCCCCTCCCCCCTCGCCTCCTTGCCTGATGCCCACGGCCACTTCGGCCCGTACGGCGGCATGTTTGTGCCGGAGACTCTGATGGCCGCACTCCAGGAGCTCACTGCGGAGTATGAGAAGGCCAAGAAAGACCCCGCCTTCCGCGCTGAGCTGGATCAACTGCTGGCGGACTACGTGGGCCGCCCCACGCCCTTGTACTTTGCCAAGCGCTGGACCGAGCAACTGGGCGGGGCCAAGATCTACCTGAAGCGGGAAGATCTGCTCCACACCGGCGCTCACAAGATCAACAACGCAATGGGGCAGATCCTGCTGGCCCAGCGTCTGGGCAAGACCCGCATCATTGCTGAGACGGGCGCGGGACAGCACGGCGTGGCCACGGCCACCGTCGCGGCTCGCGCCGGACTGAAGTGCGTGATCTACATGGGCCAGGTGGACATGGAGCGCCAAATGCTGAACGTGGCGCGCATGCGCTTCCTGGGTGCGGAAGTGGTCCCGGTGACGGCTGGCCAGGCCACCCTGAAGGAGGCAGTGAATGAGGCCATGCGTGACTGGGTGACCCATGTGCGGGACACGCACTACATCCTGGGAACCGCCTACGGTGCCCACCCCTACCCGATGATGGTGCGTGATTTCCACCGCGTGATCGGCGTGGAAGCCCGCCGCCAGATTCTGGAGCGTGAAGAACGCCTGCCGGATCTCCTCATCGCCTGCGTGGGCGGCGGCAGCAATGCGATCGGTTTGTTCCACCCCTTTCTGGATGACAAAGAGGTGCGCATGGTGGGCGTGGAGGCCGGGGGTGAAGGCATCATCCCGGAACGTCACGCGGCCCGTTTCCAGGGCGGTCGCCTGGGGGTGCTGCAAGGAGCCAAAACCTGGTTGCTGGCCAACGAGGACGGCCAGATCCAGCTCACGCACTCCGTCAGCGCTGGTCTGGACTACGCCGCCGTGGGCCCGGAGCACGCCTATTTGCACGATCAAGGGCGGGCGGAATACACCTACGCCACCGATGATGAGGCGCTCAAGGCCTTCCAGTCGTTGTCCAAGATCGAGGGGATCATTCCCGCTCTGGAGAGCTCCCATGCTCTGGCTTACGCCATGAAGGTGGCTCCGCAGATGGGCAAGGACAAGATCATCATCGTGAACGTGAGCGGTCGTGGCGACAAAGACGTGGCTCAAGCGGCCCGATTTGTGTGGGGTGAAACACTGAAGTTCTAG
- the atpF gene encoding F0F1 ATP synthase subunit B produces MIAAASAVSAITDQFGLQWGHLIAQIIIFAIVVFILRRYAFGPILAMLEARRKRIADGESKLEKIARDLAAAEQNAKAIVTKADDEAGRLIKEAGESANILAEKKRQEAVNEASAIIAKAREAAQLEQEQLVTQLKREFGRMVVDATSRVTGKVLNNDDQDRINRETAAQVSL; encoded by the coding sequence ATGATCGCGGCAGCGTCGGCAGTTTCGGCAATCACAGACCAGTTCGGGCTCCAGTGGGGCCACCTGATCGCCCAGATCATCATCTTTGCGATCGTGGTCTTCATCCTGCGTCGCTACGCCTTCGGCCCCATCCTTGCGATGCTGGAAGCCCGCCGCAAGCGCATCGCCGACGGCGAGTCCAAGCTTGAGAAGATCGCCCGCGACCTCGCTGCTGCTGAGCAGAACGCGAAAGCCATCGTCACCAAGGCCGACGACGAAGCTGGCCGCTTGATCAAAGAAGCTGGTGAAAGCGCCAACATCCTGGCTGAGAAAAAGCGCCAGGAGGCCGTCAACGAAGCGTCCGCGATCATCGCCAAGGCTCGCGAAGCCGCCCAGCTTGAACAGGAGCAGCTCGTCACCCAGCTTAAGCGCGAATTCGGCCGCATGGTTGTGGATGCCACCTCCCGTGTCACCGGCAAGGTCCTCAACAACGACGACCAGGATCGCATCAACCGCGAAACCGCCGCCCAAGTCTCCCTCTAA
- the atpA gene encoding F0F1 ATP synthase subunit alpha, whose amino-acid sequence MSSILQEIETEIAGLKTSVTRSNVGVVREIGDGVAKIEGLSDVMLNEMIEFPGGLYGLALNLEETEVGAILLGDGLNVKEGDEVKTTGRLLEVPVGNGVLGRVVNSLGQPLDGKGDIKGDAFYPVEKIAPGIVKRKSVSVPLQTGIMSVDAMIPIGRGQRELIIGDRSTGKTTIAVDTIISQARQNKAAEEGQLQGHKRVICIYVAVGQKQANIARVIKTLEDAGALPYTIIVSASAADSATNQYLAPYAGCAMGEYFMDKGEDVLIIFDDLSKHAVAYRQVSLVLRRPSGREAYPGDVFYLHSRLLERSARLSDAAGGGSMTALPIIETQAGDVSAYIPTNVISITDGQIFLETDLFYQGVRPAISVGLSVSRVGSAAQTKAIKKVSGTTKLDLAQFRELAAFAQFGSDLDAATKAKLDRGQRIVELFKQGQYNPKSLEIMASILWAMQNGGFDDVPVDRVKEFQAKFEEFLETRKSSYLDKLRNAKELKEDIVAELKTALADFKASWK is encoded by the coding sequence ATGAGCAGCATCCTCCAGGAGATTGAAACCGAAATCGCCGGACTGAAGACTTCCGTCACCAGATCCAATGTGGGCGTGGTGCGGGAAATCGGCGACGGCGTTGCCAAGATCGAAGGTTTGAGCGATGTCATGCTCAACGAAATGATCGAGTTCCCCGGCGGTCTGTACGGCCTGGCGCTCAACTTGGAAGAGACCGAAGTCGGCGCGATTCTTCTCGGCGACGGTCTGAACGTCAAGGAAGGTGACGAAGTCAAGACCACGGGCCGTCTGCTCGAAGTGCCGGTGGGCAACGGCGTTCTGGGCCGCGTGGTGAACTCCCTCGGTCAGCCTCTCGACGGCAAGGGTGACATCAAAGGTGACGCCTTCTACCCCGTTGAGAAGATCGCTCCTGGTATCGTTAAGCGCAAGTCCGTGAGCGTCCCCCTCCAGACGGGCATCATGTCCGTGGACGCAATGATCCCGATCGGCCGTGGCCAGCGTGAGCTCATCATTGGTGACCGCTCCACCGGCAAGACCACCATCGCCGTGGACACCATCATCTCCCAGGCCCGCCAGAACAAGGCCGCCGAGGAAGGCCAGCTCCAGGGCCACAAGCGTGTGATCTGCATCTACGTCGCCGTCGGTCAGAAGCAGGCGAACATCGCCCGCGTCATCAAGACGCTCGAAGACGCCGGGGCGCTTCCCTACACGATCATCGTCAGCGCCTCCGCTGCCGACTCCGCCACGAACCAGTACCTCGCTCCTTACGCTGGTTGCGCCATGGGTGAGTACTTTATGGACAAGGGCGAAGACGTTCTCATCATCTTCGACGACCTTTCCAAGCACGCCGTGGCCTATCGCCAGGTGTCCCTGGTGCTCCGCCGCCCCTCCGGCCGTGAAGCTTATCCCGGCGATGTGTTCTACCTCCACAGCCGCCTCCTTGAGCGCTCCGCCCGTCTTTCCGACGCCGCTGGTGGTGGTTCCATGACGGCACTGCCGATCATTGAGACGCAGGCGGGTGACGTGTCCGCGTACATCCCGACGAACGTGATTTCCATCACAGACGGCCAGATCTTCCTTGAGACCGACCTCTTCTACCAAGGTGTGCGTCCGGCCATCTCCGTGGGTCTCTCCGTGTCCCGCGTGGGTTCCGCCGCCCAGACCAAGGCCATCAAGAAGGTCTCCGGCACCACCAAGCTTGACCTCGCCCAGTTCCGCGAGCTCGCCGCTTTCGCCCAGTTCGGTTCCGACCTCGACGCCGCCACCAAGGCCAAGCTCGACCGCGGTCAGCGCATTGTGGAGCTCTTCAAGCAGGGCCAGTACAATCCCAAGTCCCTTGAAATCATGGCCTCCATTCTCTGGGCCATGCAGAACGGCGGCTTCGATGACGTCCCGGTGGATCGCGTGAAGGAGTTCCAGGCCAAGTTCGAAGAGTTCCTTGAGACCCGCAAGTCCTCCTACCTCGACAAGCTTCGCAACGCGAAAGAGCTCAAGGAAGACATCGTTGCGGAACTGAAAACCGCCCTCGCTGACTTCAAAGCCAGCTGGAAGTAA
- the atpC gene encoding ATP synthase F1 subunit epsilon produces the protein MSLKLEIVTPEKRVFSDTVDTVVLPGSEGELGVLESHVPLVTALHPGELAYTKEGVVEHLAVGTGFVEITGHRVAVLTDMAMAESDIDEKAVEEALKRAEETVEKLKHSPDIGGEELATVMASIQRSTAQLRVKRRRNTL, from the coding sequence ATGTCCCTCAAGCTCGAAATCGTCACTCCTGAAAAGCGCGTGTTCTCTGATACGGTGGACACCGTCGTGCTTCCGGGCAGCGAAGGTGAACTGGGTGTGCTCGAGTCTCACGTGCCCCTGGTCACCGCCCTTCACCCCGGTGAGCTGGCCTACACCAAGGAAGGTGTCGTGGAGCACCTCGCGGTGGGTACCGGGTTCGTGGAGATCACCGGACATCGCGTGGCCGTCCTCACCGACATGGCCATGGCAGAGAGCGACATTGATGAGAAGGCCGTCGAAGAGGCCCTCAAGCGTGCCGAAGAAACGGTCGAGAAGCTCAAGCATTCCCCGGACATCGGCGGCGAGGAACTCGCCACCGTCATGGCCAGCATCCAGCGCTCCACCGCCCAGCTTCGCGTGAAGCGCCGTCGCAACACGCTGTAG